Proteins co-encoded in one Maylandia zebra isolate NMK-2024a linkage group LG16, Mzebra_GT3a, whole genome shotgun sequence genomic window:
- the aff3 gene encoding uncharacterized protein aff3: protein MPTVLAGKGKLSIVCFLLRCAYSQERGSQHNSCAKDIFEDMTQSWRDFGDSLRRDPAQRILYNSKDTKQPITQQRQNRGDVPLRMARHPHVAPHKSMLADDLKLSSDDEETPTVIHESASWDRHSLSAQRAHTHGRRVRHSSSDSSGSDSTNESGSSSFHSRSPSRSPEVHPDPESPANIQPLCNNKEPDHPPAAQWQLDKWLKKSRKKCASTEQNPSQTIPGRLHSPHTHRAPSPARSFDSNQEYSPSQSPIPSPQFSYSNNNSPLPSPGYSYCPSPSPFTSTCQSPSPSPRHSPIPSPVLSICPSPCGTLRDSRSPSPIARDPPRSPSPSIPAPSRVCHYPEFQSQNQPQPSQSTNSHRIKIRPWIAPVSDTNTNIKSTSNTHLQPSHKHRPKTRPPQDQGQSQTKSKASVILTSSQNQSHTSRPKPNFYPSSKQLADVSQTRNTSQLAQIQGSRSSHKPRPPFQPNSQHSPTRAKHLVPTAREINPLHNSQSTSRAASNPGCGPNSQSIPGLKKHRSKSWEATAPTTVNVNHAKTTPKKPQTKKQEVERRRDHLTTGEGRKHERKEDRQKEKQQGKREQKEDRRLAEEQLLRRSWIQSSAEEEEGEEEEGVTEQDRRREETAREESRRKREAQQQRHKWEAKHKVPTNHSHQQGGTKKRGRSEEERQFQPDPSPPSSSRSPTPQRTSSSSSSSSSSSSDSESEFQAPITKVPADSTSQRKLAKPGQQGPGRPDASRPKVVQQRQPSSGNPSEDQQSAGKQKLYTLVPFGRGNKAAPHSQRGLRNLVVHIDLCLLKRVPDTATQSTPKKTSSSSSSLSAKDKQIETMKHLHVPETQTKDSTRKRKLENGVSHRENKRSYADKTSGHTESSSFTAETVTTDTVDSGCVEDDLDSKRPLSPLSPLSPRPQSPEIPKSNSKTKAAEQHHTHKNKDKNRDSAIKPKMEVECVKVSKQPQPPPESWSTAAQRGTVPNHETPHHAEYYLHEAKRMKHRADAMVDKLGKAVNYVDAALSFMECGKAMEEGPLEAKSPYTMYSETVELIRYAMKLKSHSGPGARQEDKQLAVLCFRCLALLYWQMFRLKKDHALKYSKVLLDYFKSSPKVPTTPPGWSDSGKGTGGPPSSLSPNTKHLARVSHEGSSSASLISIPHRIHQMAATHLNITNSVLYSYEYWEVADNLAKENKEFFNYLNTLSGPLTLHSSIAHAVQYTRQALQWIRISAKLN, encoded by the exons CATGCTCGCCGATGACTTGAAGCTGAGCAGTGATGATGAGGAAACTCCCACG GTGATTCATGAGTCAGCTTCCTGGGACAGACACAG CCTGTCAGCACAGCGAGCGCACACACATGGCAGGCGGGTGAGACATTCCAGCTCAGACTCCTCAGGCTCAGACTCCACCAATGAGTCAGGCAGCAGTAGCTTTCATTCCCGGAGCCCAAGCCGGAGTCCAGAAGTTCACCCTGATCCCGAGTCGCCTGCCAACATCCAGCCACTGTGCAACAACAAGGAG CCTGATCACCCCCCTGCTGCCCAGTGGCAGTTAGATAAATGGCTGAAGAAGTCGCGGAAAAAATGTGCCAGCACTGAGCAAAATCCCTCCCAGACTATTCCAGGACGCCTGCACTCTCCCCACACCCACCGAGCCCCATCCCCAGCAAGGTCATTTGACAGCAATCAGGAATACAGCCCTAGCCAAAGCCCTATTCCCAGCCCACAGTTCAgttacagcaacaacaacagcccCCTTCCAAGCCCTGGTTACAGCTACTGTCCAAGTCCGAGCCCATTTACCAGCACTTGTCAAAGTCCCAGCCCTAGTCCAAGGCACAGCCCAATTCCAAGTCCAGTTCTAAGTATTTGCCCCAGTCCATGTGGGACACTAAGAGACAGCCGTAGTCCTAGCCCTATAGCTAGAGATCCTCCAAGAAGCCCGAGTCCCAGTATACCTGCTCCTTCCAGGGTTTGTCACTACCCTGAGTTTCAGAGTCAGAATCAACCTCAACCCAGTCAATCAACCAATTCCCACAGGATAAAAATTAGGCCATGGATCGCCCCGGTGTCTGACACTAATACAAATATCAAGTCCACGAGTAATACTCATCTTCAGCCATCTCACAAACACAGACCCAAGACTCGACCACCACAGGACCAAGGCCAAAGTCAGACTAAATCAAAGGCTTCTGTCATTTTAACCTCTAGTCAGAATCAAAGCCACACATCTAGACCCAAGCCTAACTTTTATCCAAGCTCTAAACAGCTGGCTGATGTGTCCCAAACTAGAAACACATCACAGCTTGCGCAAATCCAGGGAAGCAGGTCCAGTCACAAGCCCCGACCTCCATTTCAACCAAATTCTCAACATAGCCCCACAAGAGCAAAGCATTTAGTCCCTACTGCTCGTGAAATCAATCCTCTTCATAATTCTCAATCTACCTCCAGAGCTGCTAGTAATCCTGGTTGTGGGCCAAACTCTCAGTCCATCCCTGGCCTCAAAAAACACAGGTCCAAGTCTTGGGAGGCCACTGCCCCCACCACTGTGAATGTTAATCACGCGAAAACAACACCGAAAAAACCTCAAACTAAGAAACAGGAGGTGGAACGCAGAAGAGATCATCTGACCACaggagaggggagaaaacaCGAGAGAAAGGAAGAtagacaaaaggaaaaacagcaaGGGAAACGGGAGCAAAAGGAAGACAGGAGGCTGGCGGAGGAGCAGCTATTGAGACGGTCCTGGATCCAGAGTTCGGCtgaagaagaggagggggaagaggaggaaggagtGACGGAacaggacaggaggagagaggagacggCAAGAGAGGAAAGTCGGAGGAAGAGGGAGGCGCAACAACAGCGACATAAATGGGAGGCCAAACATAAAGTCCCTACCAACCACTCACATCAGCAAGGGGGGACAAAAAAGCGGGGAAGAAGTGAGGAGGAGAGACAGTTCCAGCCAGACCCGTCGCCTCCTTCATCTTCACGGTCCCCAACTCCTCAGAGAacatcctcctcatcctcttcttcgtCCTCATCGAGTTCAGATTCTGAATCTGAATTTCAAGCTCCGATTACCAAAGTCCCAGCAGACTCCACCTCTCAGAGGAAACTCGCCAAGCCAGGGCAACAGGGCCCAGGAAGGCCTGACGCCAGCAGGCCTAAGGTGGTGCAGCAGAGACAACCGAGCTCAGGTAACCCGAGTGAGGACCAGCAAAGTGCAGGGAAGCAAAAACTCTACACCCTCGTCCCCTTTGGACGAGGGAACAAGGCTGCACCCCACTCCCAGCGAGGGCTCCGAAATCTGGTGGTGCACATAGACCTCTGTCTTCTCAAGAGGGTCCCAGACACTGCTACTCAATCCACTCCTAAAAaaacctcctcttcctcctcatccttatcAGCCAAGGACAAGCAAATTGAGACTATGAAACACCTGCACGTCCCTGAGACACAGACTAAAGACAGCACAAGAAAGCGCAAG CTGGAGAATGGTGTgtcacacagagaaaacaagAGGAGTTATGCAGACAAAACCTCAGGCCACACAGAGTCGTCATCTTTCACAGCTGAGACCGTAACGACTGATACCGTGGACAGTGG GTGTGTGGAGGACGATTTGGACAGTAAGAGGCCGCTGTCTCCGCTGTCTCCCTTGTCTCCCCGGCCCCAGAGCCCCGAGATCCCCAAGTCTAACTCCAAAACAAAAGCTGCAGAACAGCATCACACCCACAAGAACAAAGACAAGAACAGAGATTCTGCGATAAAG CCCAAGATGGAAGTGGAGTGTGTGAAAGTGTCGAAGCAGCCCCAGCCACCACCTGAGTCCTGGAGCACTGCAGCACAAAGGGGGACTGTGCCAAACCACGAAAC tCCTCACCATGCTGAGTACTACTTACATGAAGCCAAAAGGATGAAGCACCGTGCTGATGCCATG GTCGACAAGCTAGGGAAGGCTGTGAACTATGTTGATGCTGCTCTCTCGTTCATGGAATGTGGGAAGGCAATGGAGGAAGGGCCGCTCGAAGCAAAGTCTCCTTATACCATGTATTCGGAAACAGTGGAGCTCATTAG GTACGCAATGAAGCTGAAGAGCCACTCTGGCCCCGGGGCGAGACAGGAAGACAAACAGCTGGCGGTTCTGTG TTTCCGATGCCTGGCCCTCCTTTACTGGCAGATGTTTCGCTTGAAGAAGGATCACGCGCTGAAATACTCCAAAGTGCTGCTGGATTACTTTAAG AGCTCTCCTAAAGTGCCTACTACCCCACCCGGTTGGAGTGACTCTGGGAA gGGTACAGGAGGACCCCCCTCTTCACTCTCGCCTAATACCAAACACCTCGCACGGGTTTCCCACGAGGGCAGCAGCTCTGCCTCCCTCATAAGCATTCCCCACCGTATCCACCAGATGGCAGCAACTCACCTGAACATTACCAACAGTGTGCTGTACAGCTATGAGTACTGGGAGGTGGCAGACAACCTTGCAAAGGAGAATAAAG AGTTCTTCAACTACTTGAATACTTTGTCTGGGCCATTGACtcttcacagtagcatcgctcaCGCTGTCCAGTACACCAGGCAGGCCCTTCAGTGGATACGCATTAGTGCCAAACTCAACTAA